A single genomic interval of uncultured Desulfobacter sp. harbors:
- the lysS gene encoding lysine--tRNA ligase, which yields MDNKTSKLLDLRKEKINELKTEGVSLYPNDFKPDHRVHEVKNIIEKDADSLGENGRKFCLAGRMMAVNKMGKSSFIRFQDDGEQMQVYIQKNKVGDDVYALFKKLDIGDFIGIEGPLFQTRTGEWTLLAENFRLLSKSVRPLPEKFHGIKDPEKRYRQRYLDLIMNENTRQIFKKRSAIVAAMRRFFDENGFMEVETPMMQTLPGGAEATPFKTWHNALGMELYLRIAPELYLKRLVVGGFEKVFEINRNFRNEGVSTRHNPEFTMVEFYQAYATYEDLMDLTEEMFSTIVTQITGAGSVEYQGLTIDFSKGWKRISMIDSLSEIGGIDPAILNDTQALLAYAEKENIQLAKKDRHGKVLTKLFDAFVEPKLIQPTFITGYPVEVSPLSRKSESDSELTDRFELFIAGREIANGFSEINDPEDQYNRFAMQVRQRDEGNDEAHIMDAEYVQALEYGMPPTAGQGIGIDRFVMLLTDAASIREVILFPHMKKA from the coding sequence ATGGATAACAAAACAAGCAAACTACTTGATCTTCGCAAAGAAAAGATAAACGAGCTAAAAACCGAAGGCGTCAGCCTGTATCCCAATGATTTCAAACCGGATCACAGGGTTCATGAAGTAAAGAACATTATAGAAAAAGATGCGGATTCCCTGGGCGAAAACGGGCGTAAGTTCTGCCTGGCCGGTCGTATGATGGCCGTTAATAAAATGGGGAAATCCTCATTTATAAGATTCCAGGATGACGGTGAGCAAATGCAGGTATATATCCAGAAAAACAAAGTGGGAGATGATGTATATGCCCTGTTTAAAAAACTGGATATTGGTGATTTCATAGGTATTGAAGGTCCTTTATTCCAGACAAGAACCGGTGAATGGACCCTGCTTGCCGAAAATTTCAGGCTTTTATCAAAGTCCGTAAGGCCGCTGCCTGAAAAATTTCACGGCATCAAGGATCCGGAAAAAAGATACCGCCAGCGGTACCTTGATCTGATCATGAATGAAAACACCCGGCAGATTTTTAAAAAACGAAGTGCCATTGTGGCTGCCATGAGACGTTTCTTTGATGAAAACGGATTCATGGAGGTGGAAACACCCATGATGCAGACGTTGCCCGGCGGCGCCGAAGCCACACCGTTTAAAACCTGGCACAATGCTCTTGGCATGGAATTGTACCTGCGTATCGCACCGGAATTGTATCTTAAGCGACTGGTGGTTGGTGGATTTGAAAAGGTGTTTGAAATCAACCGGAATTTCAGGAACGAAGGGGTTTCCACCCGGCATAATCCGGAGTTCACCATGGTCGAGTTCTATCAGGCCTATGCCACCTATGAAGATCTGATGGACCTGACCGAAGAGATGTTTTCCACCATTGTCACCCAGATTACCGGGGCCGGCAGCGTTGAATACCAGGGCTTGACCATTGATTTTTCAAAGGGATGGAAACGCATTTCCATGATAGATTCCCTGTCGGAAATCGGGGGTATTGATCCGGCCATCCTCAATGACACCCAGGCGCTGCTTGCGTACGCTGAAAAGGAAAATATTCAACTTGCCAAAAAGGACCGGCACGGCAAAGTATTGACCAAGCTTTTTGATGCGTTTGTGGAGCCGAAGCTCATTCAGCCCACATTTATTACCGGATATCCGGTGGAAGTCTCTCCCCTGTCCAGAAAAAGCGAATCAGATTCCGAACTTACGGACCGGTTTGAATTATTCATTGCCGGAAGGGAGATCGCCAACGGATTTTCCGAAATCAATGACCCTGAAGACCAGTATAACCGTTTTGCCATGCAGGTGCGTCAGCGTGATGAGGGCAATGATGAAGCCCATATCATGGATGCGGAGTATGTCCAGGCTCTGGAATACGGTATGCCGCCCACGGCAGGACAGGGGATCGGCATTGACCGCTTTGTCATGCTGCTGACCGATGCCGCCTCCATACGAGAGGTGATTCTTTTTCCACATATGAAAAAAGCATAA
- a CDS encoding lipoprotein-releasing ABC transporter permease subunit, whose translation MGVELFIAGKYLRAKRKEGFISLITLLSVAGVILGVMALVVVIAVMSGSETEFRNRILGLEPHILAMNYSGHFTPDPDMEDKIRHTPGVTAVSPILFGQAMIRTANSFSGIILRGIEPEKGAAMIKGYTPEDLGNALNKTTITKGLPGIILGQSLAHAVGVMKGDRVILMSASGIISPMGQIPSMKQFVVTGTFKSGMSEYDSSLAYARLDQVQALVSAKGKVSAFGIWTDEIFKVKSLSQNGLGFIEYPYYLRNWMDINQSLFSALKLEKTAMFVILTLIILVAAFNIASALIMMVMEKTRDIAVLKAMGATNAMIRHIFIIKGMIIGIIGTGIGTTFGVVICYILKRYEFIKLPEAYPFATLPVQLEYSDVILTAVSALLICFLSTLYPSYKASRMNPVEAIRYG comes from the coding sequence GTGGGGGTAGAACTTTTCATAGCCGGAAAATATCTGCGGGCCAAACGCAAGGAGGGATTTATCTCTCTGATCACCCTGTTGTCCGTGGCCGGTGTTATTCTCGGCGTCATGGCACTGGTGGTGGTTATTGCCGTCATGAGCGGATCGGAAACAGAATTTAGAAATAGAATTCTTGGACTGGAACCCCATATTCTGGCCATGAACTATTCCGGCCACTTTACTCCCGATCCGGATATGGAAGATAAGATCAGGCATACCCCCGGGGTCACAGCCGTATCTCCCATCTTATTCGGACAAGCCATGATACGCACGGCAAACTCTTTTTCCGGCATCATTCTCCGGGGGATTGAACCGGAAAAAGGGGCCGCAATGATTAAAGGATACACGCCTGAAGATCTTGGGAACGCATTAAACAAAACAACGATCACAAAAGGTCTTCCCGGTATTATTCTTGGTCAGTCCCTGGCCCATGCCGTGGGGGTGATGAAAGGCGACCGCGTGATCCTTATGTCGGCATCGGGCATTATCTCCCCCATGGGTCAAATCCCATCCATGAAGCAGTTTGTGGTTACCGGCACCTTTAAATCCGGCATGTCGGAATACGATTCCAGCCTGGCCTATGCCCGGCTGGATCAGGTACAGGCATTGGTGTCGGCCAAAGGCAAAGTGTCGGCCTTCGGCATATGGACCGATGAGATATTCAAGGTAAAAAGTTTGAGCCAAAACGGGCTTGGGTTCATTGAATATCCCTATTATCTGCGCAACTGGATGGATATCAACCAAAGTCTTTTTTCAGCACTCAAACTTGAAAAAACCGCTATGTTTGTCATTTTAACGCTGATTATTCTTGTGGCGGCATTTAATATTGCATCGGCACTGATCATGATGGTTATGGAAAAAACCCGTGATATTGCCGTATTAAAAGCAATGGGTGCCACAAATGCCATGATCCGCCATATCTTTATAATCAAAGGGATGATTATCGGCATTATCGGCACGGGTATCGGGACAACGTTCGGGGTGGTGATCTGTTACATCCTTAAGCGATACGAATTTATCAAGCTTCCCGAGGCATACCCTTTTGCAACCCTTCCCGTTCAGCTTGAATATTCGGATGTTATTTTAACGGCAGTCTCTGCGCTTTTAATCTGCTTTCTGTCTACCCTGTATCCGTCATATAAAGCGTCACGAATGAATCCGGTGGAGGCCATAAGATATGGATGA
- a CDS encoding ABC transporter ATP-binding protein: protein MDDTPLIQLNGVSRSFVSKTAALDILHNADLSIQQGETIAIMGASGIGKSTLLNIIGTLDKPDAGNLLFRGEQILGYNDEKLAAFRNKNIGFVFQFHYLLQGFTAVENVMLPGLISGQSKKTIEKHAVNMLERVELGARIEYRVEDLSGGEQQRVAIARALVLAPALLLADEPTGNLDQKNSHAVHQLLKELNQEMGMTIVVVTHNSDLAGLMDRRLTLKDGKIVPA, encoded by the coding sequence ATGGATGATACGCCGTTGATTCAACTGAACGGGGTTTCACGGTCTTTTGTATCCAAAACAGCTGCGCTGGACATTTTGCACAATGCGGATTTATCCATACAACAGGGCGAAACCATTGCTATCATGGGGGCTTCAGGTATTGGAAAATCCACCCTGCTGAATATCATCGGTACCCTTGACAAGCCGGATGCGGGAAATCTGCTGTTCAGGGGGGAACAGATTCTGGGGTACAATGATGAAAAACTTGCTGCCTTTAGAAACAAGAATATTGGTTTTGTTTTTCAATTTCACTACTTGCTTCAGGGATTTACAGCCGTTGAAAATGTAATGTTGCCTGGGCTGATCAGTGGTCAATCTAAAAAAACTATTGAAAAACATGCAGTAAATATGCTTGAAAGGGTAGAACTTGGTGCCCGAATCGAATACAGGGTGGAAGATCTGTCCGGCGGCGAGCAACAGCGGGTGGCCATCGCAAGAGCACTTGTTCTGGCGCCGGCCCTGTTGCTGGCTGATGAGCCCACCGGCAATTTGGATCAAAAGAACAGCCACGCGGTTCACCAACTCTTGAAAGAGCTAAACCAGGAAATGGGAATGACCATTGTCGTGGTCACTCACAATTCAGATCTGGCCGGTTTAATGGACAGGAGACTGACGTTGAAAGACGGGAAAATCGTACCGGCATAA
- the bamA gene encoding outer membrane protein assembly factor BamA: protein MKSIKFSVLLVTFFCLLGTGLLSAEERVAVALFPFHVQADQPDEKIAPALSKMLKDKFEKDGARVVITDTFVDTTDWGYEQFRQEGIRLGVEWIITGNIFIVGQAVSIDSQMHNVYEKQAPLTFFSQSPSLSELYAGATSLEKDIIGELFQQKIISAITITGNVRVDADAIQRVIASQKGDLIDRTALSNDLNSVYKMGYFDDVVIKKQNMDKGVEVIFEVQEKPSVRNIRFENNHIYEEQELFEVVGTSTGSILNVYKLNNDVDKLKRLYYEKNYHNCRISYDIKPLKNHQADIIFNIEEGEKVKITTVEFEGNKYFDDDDLKDEMQTQEEGFWSFITSSGELDETELDNDVLRLEAFYKNNGFINVKVSDPIVNMGTEDITIQFKIDEGDQYKNGTVSIKGDILTTEEALLALLVSQKSELYNRELVRKDMITLNDFYANQGYANVRVVPTADKNEAEAIVNISFNIDKGPLVYFNRIIITGNEKTRDKVIRRELAIEEQGLYSMNKIQRSHRNLVFKDYFQTINIKPVKTKEENKLDVHVNVEEKPTGNFSFGGGFSSDDGAFGQFSVEERNLFGKGQKGKFTFRMSGETALYNIGFTEPWLFDRPISAGFDIYKFEKEYDYYDKNAIGLTLRGASRRFWDYTTIGLVYNIEKFDIDDVEEDSTSVSEGSYLTSSIMPYISYDSRNHSFLPTKGMYHKLSIEYAGEFLGGEIDFTKYLVESAVFFPMFWKFSGGIYAKGGYLDDRTDGDPDIDWERFYLGGINSIRGFDDTDINGTRDGSDIEVGGETYFQFNIEMMFPIVEEQAVYGVFFYDRGDVYNDGETIDFGDQYSSSGFELRWNSPMGPIRLAYGIVIDGKDVKSTGDGQFDFSIGAFF from the coding sequence ATGAAAAGTATTAAGTTCAGTGTATTGCTTGTAACGTTTTTCTGTCTTTTGGGAACAGGCCTTTTGTCTGCCGAGGAGCGGGTCGCAGTGGCATTATTCCCCTTTCACGTCCAGGCAGATCAGCCTGATGAGAAAATTGCGCCGGCGTTGTCAAAAATGTTGAAGGATAAATTTGAAAAAGACGGTGCAAGAGTTGTGATTACAGATACTTTTGTTGACACAACTGATTGGGGATACGAGCAATTCCGCCAGGAGGGCATCCGTTTAGGTGTTGAATGGATTATTACCGGGAACATTTTTATCGTCGGGCAGGCTGTGAGCATTGATTCCCAGATGCACAATGTATATGAAAAACAGGCGCCTTTAACCTTTTTTTCACAATCTCCCAGTCTTTCAGAGTTGTATGCAGGGGCAACTTCCCTGGAAAAAGATATTATAGGCGAACTGTTTCAGCAGAAAATCATTTCAGCCATTACCATCACAGGCAATGTGCGTGTTGATGCGGATGCCATTCAGAGAGTCATCGCATCCCAAAAAGGCGATCTAATAGATCGCACCGCGTTAAGCAATGATTTGAACAGCGTCTATAAAATGGGTTATTTTGATGATGTGGTCATCAAAAAACAAAATATGGATAAAGGGGTTGAGGTTATTTTTGAAGTTCAGGAAAAACCCAGTGTCCGTAATATCCGTTTTGAAAACAATCATATTTATGAAGAACAAGAATTATTTGAGGTTGTCGGAACATCAACCGGGTCCATTCTCAACGTCTATAAGCTGAACAATGACGTGGATAAACTCAAACGTCTGTATTATGAAAAAAATTATCATAACTGCCGGATTTCTTATGACATCAAACCTCTGAAAAATCATCAGGCCGATATTATCTTTAATATTGAAGAAGGCGAAAAAGTAAAAATTACTACCGTTGAGTTTGAAGGCAATAAATATTTTGACGATGATGATCTAAAAGATGAGATGCAGACCCAGGAAGAGGGCTTCTGGTCATTTATAACATCCTCGGGAGAACTTGACGAAACAGAACTTGATAATGATGTGCTTCGCTTAGAAGCGTTTTATAAGAACAACGGATTTATCAATGTTAAAGTATCCGACCCGATAGTGAATATGGGAACAGAAGATATTACCATCCAGTTTAAAATTGATGAGGGAGATCAATACAAAAATGGGACGGTTAGTATTAAAGGGGATATTCTTACCACCGAAGAAGCGCTTTTGGCGCTTCTGGTTTCACAAAAATCTGAACTGTATAACAGGGAACTTGTTCGCAAGGATATGATTACCCTTAACGATTTTTATGCTAACCAGGGTTATGCCAACGTCAGGGTCGTTCCAACGGCGGACAAGAATGAGGCGGAAGCAATTGTAAATATAAGCTTTAACATTGACAAGGGTCCGCTTGTTTACTTTAACCGCATCATTATTACCGGCAATGAAAAAACCAGGGACAAGGTTATCCGAAGAGAACTTGCCATTGAGGAGCAGGGTCTTTACAGCATGAATAAAATCCAGCGCTCCCACAGAAACCTTGTATTCAAAGACTATTTCCAGACTATCAACATCAAACCGGTTAAAACCAAAGAAGAAAACAAGCTGGACGTTCATGTAAACGTTGAAGAAAAACCCACTGGAAATTTTTCTTTTGGCGGTGGTTTCTCCAGTGATGACGGTGCCTTTGGGCAATTTTCGGTTGAAGAGCGTAACCTGTTCGGCAAAGGGCAGAAAGGCAAATTCACCTTTCGGATGTCCGGAGAAACTGCGTTGTATAATATTGGATTCACTGAACCCTGGCTGTTTGACAGGCCAATTTCAGCCGGGTTTGACATCTATAAATTTGAAAAAGAATACGATTATTATGATAAAAATGCCATAGGGCTCACCCTGCGTGGTGCCTCCCGTCGATTCTGGGATTATACAACTATTGGTTTGGTTTACAATATTGAGAAGTTTGATATCGACGATGTGGAAGAAGATTCTACATCGGTTAGTGAAGGCTCTTATCTTACCTCAAGTATTATGCCCTACATCAGTTATGATTCACGAAATCATAGTTTTTTACCCACCAAGGGCATGTACCACAAACTGTCTATTGAGTATGCGGGTGAATTTTTAGGGGGTGAAATTGATTTTACCAAATACCTGGTGGAATCCGCTGTATTTTTTCCTATGTTCTGGAAATTTTCAGGCGGTATATATGCCAAGGGCGGGTACCTTGACGACAGAACCGATGGGGATCCGGATATAGACTGGGAACGCTTTTATCTTGGCGGCATCAATTCCATCAGAGGGTTTGACGATACAGACATCAACGGCACCAGAGATGGCTCCGACATTGAGGTTGGCGGTGAGACATATTTTCAGTTCAATATCGAAATGATGTTTCCCATTGTAGAGGAACAGGCGGTTTACGGCGTCTTTTTCTACGACCGGGGCGATGTATATAACGACGGCGAAACTATTGATTTTGGCGATCAGTATTCCAGTTCAGGCTTTGAACTTAGATGGAATTCCCCCATGGGTCCCATCAGATTGGCTTATGGTATTGTTATAGACGGTAAAGATGTTAAGAGTACCGGTGATGGTCAGTTTGACTTTTCAATTGGTGCATTTTTCTAA
- a CDS encoding OmpH family outer membrane protein, translating to MKKSIIVPVILIVAAMFTCSAFAADATKIGVVSFEKIVKESSAGKVMQKDLKAKLDELQAKLQAEEKRVKDMSVALEREALVLSAEKKLERQRELRDKADDLKKMNADYTQEMKILQNKRMNQIQKDVFDIANTLGKAKGYVLIIEKKVAGVIYVADKLDITDEVIKEYNSIYAKK from the coding sequence ATGAAAAAAAGTATTATAGTTCCGGTAATTTTGATCGTTGCCGCAATGTTCACTTGCAGCGCTTTTGCAGCAGATGCGACCAAAATAGGTGTGGTTAGTTTTGAAAAAATAGTAAAAGAATCCAGTGCCGGCAAAGTCATGCAAAAGGACCTCAAGGCTAAACTTGATGAACTGCAGGCAAAACTTCAGGCTGAGGAAAAAAGAGTTAAAGACATGTCAGTGGCGTTAGAGCGTGAAGCCCTTGTTCTCAGTGCCGAAAAAAAACTTGAGCGCCAAAGAGAACTGCGGGACAAAGCGGATGACTTAAAAAAAATGAATGCTGATTATACCCAGGAAATGAAGATTCTGCAAAACAAGCGGATGAACCAAATACAAAAAGATGTTTTTGACATCGCCAATACATTGGGAAAAGCAAAAGGGTATGTTTTGATCATTGAAAAAAAAGTCGCTGGTGTTATCTATGTTGCTGATAAGCTGGATATCACTGATGAGGTAATCAAAGAATATAATTCAATATACGCTAAGAAGTAG
- the lpxD gene encoding UDP-3-O-(3-hydroxymyristoyl)glucosamine N-acyltransferase encodes MLTADQIAAMVNARIHGDPGTTISGVSSFDDAGPKDLTFAVDQSFFSRLDETKAGIIIVPNEAPAVSGITLLHSDNPKLAFFKVVEHLMPAAPLKEFIHPSAVIADDCIIGEGTRIEAHVSIGHGSIIGSHVHIMANTVIGKQCRINDSCRISPNVTLADKTQIGRQSIVHPNCVIGSDGFGFVQDGHAHAKLVHTGFVHIGDCCEIGACNTIDRGTLGITRIGNGVKTDNQVHIAHNVKIGDNTLVVAQVGIAGSTTIGKDVIIAGKAGISGHLTIGDKAIVGPYAGVTDNVPPGNIVSGIPHMPHKIWLKVSRIIPRLPSLRTRLLSLEKRIKKLESSRTEQP; translated from the coding sequence ATGCTTACAGCAGACCAAATAGCTGCTATGGTAAATGCCCGGATACATGGGGATCCGGGCACAACCATTTCCGGGGTATCCTCCTTTGACGATGCAGGGCCCAAAGATCTGACTTTTGCAGTGGATCAGTCGTTTTTTTCCCGGCTGGATGAAACAAAGGCCGGCATTATTATTGTTCCGAATGAAGCTCCTGCGGTTTCGGGCATAACACTTCTTCATAGCGACAATCCGAAGCTTGCGTTCTTTAAGGTTGTAGAGCACTTGATGCCCGCAGCACCGTTAAAGGAATTTATTCACCCTTCGGCTGTCATTGCAGACGACTGCATTATTGGTGAAGGCACACGCATTGAGGCTCATGTCAGCATAGGGCACGGCAGCATCATTGGCAGTCATGTCCACATCATGGCCAATACGGTGATCGGGAAACAATGCCGGATCAATGATTCCTGCCGGATCAGCCCCAATGTCACCCTTGCCGATAAAACCCAAATCGGCAGGCAGTCCATTGTTCATCCCAATTGCGTCATCGGCTCTGATGGGTTTGGATTTGTTCAGGATGGTCACGCCCATGCCAAGCTGGTGCATACAGGGTTTGTTCATATCGGTGATTGTTGTGAAATCGGAGCCTGTAATACCATTGACAGGGGGACGTTAGGCATAACCCGCATCGGCAACGGCGTCAAGACCGACAATCAGGTCCATATCGCCCACAATGTTAAAATCGGAGACAATACACTGGTGGTAGCCCAGGTGGGTATTGCCGGGAGCACCACCATCGGCAAAGATGTAATTATTGCAGGTAAGGCCGGCATTTCCGGCCATTTGACTATAGGAGACAAGGCTATTGTCGGACCCTATGCCGGCGTCACCGATAATGTTCCCCCGGGCAATATTGTTTCAGGTATTCCCCACATGCCCCATAAAATATGGCTGAAAGTATCCCGTATCATACCCCGGCTACCCAGTTTAAGAACACGACTGCTTTCTCTTGAAAAACGGATAAAAAAGCTGGAAAGCAGCCGGACGGAGCAACCATGA